The following is a genomic window from Takifugu rubripes chromosome 13, fTakRub1.2, whole genome shotgun sequence.
ggggaagaggaagaggggaaaatgcAGACTGAGTTTAAGTGAAGGAAAAATCCCACATGTCGGGGTTGCGTTCAACCTCTGAGCATGACATCAAATTAGCTGCAGTATCAGCTCAAAAGaaaagacacaggtgactctgaATACACAGGGACAACTGGGAGAGCCAATGTTGTTCATCTGTATATATCATATCCTTTACGTACCTTCGAAACTTGATTGATCACTGATTTGAGCTATCAGTCACATTCAATTCTCCCCAAatactaactaactaactaaaacAAATATGTGAGTCATCAACCTTAACGGCGACTCGGAGACTTCAGGTGAGGTCATTAGGATAATATGGCCACTGTACCCCGAGTTCAACGCCTTTACACCTGGGGGAGGGAAGCAAGAGGCTCAGGGTTGTACCGTTTATGTGATTCCTTATAGCTGCATTTCTGCAGTCAACGCGCGTCTCTGATGTAGCTCTGTGAAATACATCCACAGCTTCGCCCATCAGCAATCCAGCATGTGCCCCCCCAGAGAACCCAGGAAATGGTTACTTGCTACCTGTATACGGGCCACAGGACAAGCTTGTAGCTGTAAGGTACAAGTGCTATCCACCTTTCACACTGATTGGCTCCCATCAGAGAGTGTGTCAGCGTGATGCCACATGGAGCGGCGCAGTGCCCGAATGTGTAAAAGGTGCCCCCCCAACTCattctgtgtgtttattcatcCACGATGCATTTCTTAGTGTGATCTTAACCCTCTGTAAATACAATCAAGCAGGTCAGACCAGCAGATCACGGTGCCCTCCTCCACCGAAGCTGCAGAATGGCTACCACAAACCTTCTCCCGCCACAGCAGGAGGGCTCGAGACCATCGAGTATTTCTGTAACAGGCCTTACATTCTGGGGGGAAGCCAGCGGCTTACATGCTCCTCACATGGATCCTGGAGCGGTGGGCAACCCAAGTGTGTGAGAGGTAGCGCCTGGGTGTTGTTGGAGGGATATGGATGTCAGAACATGGACTCCTACCGTCCTCCTTTCCCACTGAAATTCACCCACTCACGTTTGCTCCTGCAGCCTGTCGACAGCCCCGAGTGTCAGAACTCGTAAAACAACAAGTCGTGAAGCCACATCTGCCATCAAGgtggtcatgtttaaaatgaaactgaCGATAGTGCAGCTCTTCTTCTCAGAAGTAACTTAAGTAAGGaaaattttctgtttttctttttccacagaGATAATCCAACTAAGAAGCCCTCGTCAAGGCTGTCCAAAAAGCCCAAACACGAAGACCATGGCATTGTAGAGCTTCCTGGTGGCTTTCATCCCGTCCACACTGTCATCGAGTACAAGTGTGCCTCTCCACTCTATGAGCATGCAGGAAGCTCCCGACGCACCTGTCTGAAGAGTGGCAGATGGAGTGGAAGCCATGTTTCCTGCTCACCGGGTGAGTGGTGATTGGTCGCAACATCCAGAGATTGTAAcaaatcattcattttaaatgacagcataaacctttaaaatgtctttattgatAGTATTTAATTGACCATTTGTCCACTATTTGTGTTAAAGTCATATTGGGGATCATCATGTAATCCCCAGTTCTGACCACAGTGGTCGCTGTGTCGCAAAATCCGCAGAGTGTCTCTAAAAGGTACTGCAGCGTTATGGCTGCTCACAAGGTTATGATTCTGACTGAATTTGTCTCTTAATACTTTTAAGTTAATAGgattacataaaaataaatggacACATttgaatgactttttttttttaaccaaagatGGACCTTTTCTCGCATAGACTCCATTAAACATTGGACTGAATATTAAACGAGATGTAATTTTATGGCTGTTTGGCAATTCTTTTTATGATTTGGGTGGTATTCTTCTTTATTTGGGCGGTGGGGTATgcttttttaaacatatttaaacacatttttaaagcttACAAACATGAACCATGCCGAATTTGAAATGTGCTGATTTTTTCCCAGGCTTTCTGTGAATAATTTTACCATGGCTGCAGACAGCTCCACCAACCCTGCAATATTTTATGAGGATCAGGGACTCAGCACATCACATTGTGAATACAGGATAAAAAATTGACATGGGAACCTTTTTCCTTCCTGGCACAAATACTTCTTTAACAAAATTTTGCCCTTACTTTCCCACAGTTTGTGGCAAATTCAACAATTTCAGCCCACCCAACCTCACAGAAACCCAGTGGCCTTGGCATGTAGCCGTCTACATCCGCTCGCCTCCTGATCCCTCCAGCACTGTCAAGCCTCCCGGAGCAGCCATGTTTGTCCAACAGGGGGACTCAGAGGAGTCAACATTCTGGGTCTTGGCCTGTAGCGGAGCTCTGCTTAGCCAGCGTAGCATCCTGGTGGCGGCTCAGTGTGTGGTGGACGGGGACAAGCGGCAGACTCTTCAACCAGCACACATAAGGGTGGTCATGGGTGTGCACCATCAACGGAAAAGTCTGCGCCGGCTCATGGTACCGCACGATTTACACGTCAGACCGTTTCCACTTTCAGCGCAGTCATTATGAAGGAAACATGTAGTCTATATAATATTTACAGAAAGAAGCCACTAGATTTGATATTGAAGGTCATTTAAAGAACATTTCTCACCACTGAATATTCCACTGGTGGaatatctaaaaataaaaacagaaaatcttCCGGATATATCTGCATTTGTAAATGATCCAAGAAGTTGTCTTTGGAACTTCCCTGTGCTCTTAGGAGCTCACAGAGCCCCAACTGGATACATAATTGCAGGTTTATTTATCCGGTTTCGACAAACAAGCCAAACATAACAAAACTTAGCAGGTGTGCATTTTTGATtcctttctcatcttcctccccaaCAGGTTTCAGACATTTTAGTGCATCCAGATGTTGATTTGGGTGCAGCCTCTAGTGTAGCTGTGCTAAAGCTGAGGGACAAGGCCAAGATAAGCCAGAGCGTGCTGCCAGTGTGTCTGCCCAAAGGGCCAGCAGGAGAGGCCGCGGTGCGGGAGGCGTACAGCGTGAGGTGGATTCCACCGCACCGTCACGGCAACCTGAGCCGCAGCATTCCTACCAGCCACACCGAACGTGTTCAAGTAGGCATGGTTTCACAATGCGAAGGGCAAAATGCTCAAGGGGGAGAACAAAACACGGCGATTAGTAACAATACGCTGTGCGGCATTAGCCCGCCATCAGGACTTCAAAAGCTTTGCCCCAGTTTGGCGCCGGGATTTGCAGCGGTGCCAGTTCGGTCCTCATCCAGAAGTGATGTCTCGTCGGGTCACGACGAGCAAGAAATTTCTGGCGCGCTCTGGCAGCTTCTTCGATTGGAGGCTTTTAGCTATCAGGGAGGCAACTGCAACCAGATCTATGTGGTTCCGACACAAATTGCCAACATTCGAGACTGGATAgtgaaaaacatgaaataaacagTGATCTTTTTAAGCTTTTATGTGGTTTTGTTTCAGTTGAAGGTGGTGTTGACCTTGAGCTTCTATTTTGTGAACTAAGGTTTTGTGTTTTGAAAagttacagtaaaaaaaaaaaaaaatcctttaagATGGTAACTAACCATGTCTGAAATATTGGATGTTTTTAAGGATAACAAGTTCctttaaagcaaataaatgatTTAAGATTTTTGATTTGGAGACACAGTTTTCATAGATTCTTCTGTTTGTGTCAGACGCTATTTGCCCTTATATTTTGTggttttctatttttcttttttgccattCTGTCTGTTTTATACACAACTTGAGGAAAATCAGGTCTGGCATTCACATGGCAAGTGTGCATATAAAGATGATATGGAAATGTGTATGTAGCAGGGAGTCTGCTTACCTATGACCTGAGTCTAACATTTAGAAACCAGAAGCACAGAAGTGatctgcaaattaaaaaataaagagaataaaccTTTACACTAAATGTCAGGCTCAGTCGATGCTCTGTGGAGCTTGAAGCAAAAATGGACTAACTATCAATCAGCGGAATCTTCCGCAGCATATTTTAGAAAAGTAAGATCTTGCTTCCAAGATTTCCAAAAGAAACCTACACAGGGTGTTAGAgccaacttcctgtctgcattctgtAAATCTCCACCCTGCTGAGGTGTCCTTGGCTAAGTCAGTCAATATCTGCCAGCTCCATGATTCCAGCCTGTCACTTTCACAGGGATAAACACGCCATCAGTAAAGGAAGACTGATATGTAGGAAAATATAGAGAGATTTCTCCCTAAGCTGGTTTTTGgctatttatattttaaatttaatgtccagtttccttcctttttaaaataaatccacctATTCTATAGAGAACTACAGACGAAAGTGCGTTTCAAAGGCCGATATATCTCTGTTCTGAATGCTGCAGGATCATGTGTTCTGGGATGTACCGACAAACGTTTGTGTGTCCACTTGCATGTGTGCTTATGCATTCGTGATTTCCCCTGCAGACTCTCCAACATGTGCTGTCATTGAGAAACACACTGAGAGGATTTACTAAACTTAGCACTTACTCCTGAGACGCCGACACCCTCTGTGCTCGTCCAGGCTTTGTGCAGGACACCTCTAAAACCCAGGCGATTAAACAACGAGATACT
Proteins encoded in this region:
- the pamr1a gene encoding uncharacterized protein pamr1a isoform X2, coding for MFSFLAGKNALLEPKLFYLLLNLCHSATAWPQADSCPSSRWNAMCRPCCEYQLIQCRCPSKGLKVGYTVPCCRNALNQCDPCIFHPGCSLFENCKTCHNGTWKANDDFFVNGKYCTECRQGWSGGDCKTCGGVIHRDQGHIALDSYPTNARCEWTVHVERGRSIELRFLLLNLEPDHKCGYDYVEVRDGDALRSPVIARFCGDQLPPPIKSSGSALHILFSSDGYNNFNGFALVFQESAASPISNPACAPPENPGNGYLLPVYGPQDKLVAVRYKCYPPFTLIGSHQRVCQRDATWSGAVPECVKGQTSRSRCPPPPKLQNGYHKPSPATAGGLETIEYFCNRPYILGGSQRLTCSSHGSWSGGQPKCVRACRQPRVSELVKQQVVKPHLPSRDNPTKKPSSRLSKKPKHEDHGIVELPGGFHPVHTVIEYKCASPLYEHAGSSRRTCLKSGRWSGSHVSCSPETQWPWHVAVYIRSPPDPSSTVKPPGAAMFVQQGDSEESTFWVLACSGALLSQRSILVAAQCVVDGDKRQTLQPAHIRVVMGVHHQRKSLRRLMVSDILVHPDVDLGAASSVAVLKLRDKAKISQSVLPVCLPKGPAGEAAVREAYSVRWIPPHRHGNLSRSIPTSHTERVQVGMVSQCEGQNAQGGEQNTAISNNTLCGISPPSGLQKLCPSLAPGFAAVPVRSSSRSDVSSGHDEQEISGALWQLLRLEAFSYQGGNCNQIYVVPTQIANIRDWIVKNMK
- the pamr1a gene encoding uncharacterized protein pamr1a isoform X1; this encodes MFSFLAGKNALLEPKLFYLLLNLCHSATAWPQADSCPSSRWNAMCRPCCEYQLIQCRCPSKGLKVGYTVPCCRNALNQCDPCIFHPGCSLFENCKTCHNGTWKANDDFFVNGKYCTECRQGWSGGDCKTCGGVIHRDQGHIALDSYPTNARCEWTVHVERGRSIELRFLLLNLEPDHKCGYDYVEVRDGDALRSPVIARFCGDQLPPPIKSSGSALHILFSSDGYNNFNGFALVFQESAASPISNPACAPPENPGNGYLLPVYGPQDKLVAVRYKCYPPFTLIGSHQRVCQRDATWSGAVPECVKGQTSRSRCPPPPKLQNGYHKPSPATAGGLETIEYFCNRPYILGGSQRLTCSSHGSWSGGQPKCVRACRQPRVSELVKQQVVKPHLPSRDNPTKKPSSRLSKKPKHEDHGIVELPGGFHPVHTVIEYKCASPLYEHAGSSRRTCLKSGRWSGSHVSCSPVCGKFNNFSPPNLTETQWPWHVAVYIRSPPDPSSTVKPPGAAMFVQQGDSEESTFWVLACSGALLSQRSILVAAQCVVDGDKRQTLQPAHIRVVMGVHHQRKSLRRLMVSDILVHPDVDLGAASSVAVLKLRDKAKISQSVLPVCLPKGPAGEAAVREAYSVRWIPPHRHGNLSRSIPTSHTERVQVGMVSQCEGQNAQGGEQNTAISNNTLCGISPPSGLQKLCPSLAPGFAAVPVRSSSRSDVSSGHDEQEISGALWQLLRLEAFSYQGGNCNQIYVVPTQIANIRDWIVKNMK